The Prochlorococcus sp. MIT 1300 genome has a window encoding:
- the secG gene encoding preprotein translocase subunit SecG yields the protein MLISILSWVWVASGLLLILLVLLHSPKGDGMGGLAASGSSMFTSASSAEATLSKTTWACLTIFLSLAIILSAGWLK from the coding sequence ATGCTTATTTCAATTCTTTCCTGGGTCTGGGTAGCTTCAGGCCTACTCCTAATACTTTTAGTTCTTTTGCATAGCCCAAAAGGCGATGGTATGGGAGGCTTGGCAGCAAGTGGTAGTTCAATGTTTACAAGTGCAAGCAGCGCAGAAGCAACTCTTAGTAAAACGACTTGGGCTTGTCTAACTATCTTCTTGAGCCTTGCAATTATTCTTAGTGCAGGATGGCTTAAATAG
- the atpC gene encoding ATP synthase F1 subunit epsilon, which yields MSLTLRVLAPDKSVFDGPADEIILPSTTGLLGVLPGHISMVTALDIGVMRVLTNGNWNSIALMGGFAEVEADDVTVLVNGAELGESINSSSAEAELEKAKTNLSQFEGQEPSTEKLKAQQVLSRARARVQASKSLNP from the coding sequence ATGTCCCTCACACTTAGGGTGCTGGCGCCCGACAAAAGCGTTTTCGATGGTCCAGCAGACGAGATAATTCTTCCAAGTACTACTGGTTTACTTGGAGTATTACCTGGACATATATCTATGGTTACAGCCCTAGATATAGGCGTTATGAGAGTTCTAACAAACGGCAACTGGAATTCGATTGCCTTAATGGGTGGATTCGCAGAAGTCGAAGCTGATGATGTAACTGTGCTAGTGAATGGAGCAGAGTTAGGAGAAAGTATTAACTCATCCTCTGCAGAAGCAGAACTTGAAAAAGCCAAAACAAACTTAAGTCAATTTGAAGGCCAAGAACCTTCCACTGAAAAGCTAAAGGCTCAACAAGTGCTTAGTCGTGCTCGTGCGCGAGTCCAAGCAAGCAAATCCTTAAATCCCTAA
- the groES gene encoding co-chaperone GroES — translation MAAVSLSVSTVKPLGDRVFIKVSESEEKTAGGILLPDTAKEKPQVGEVAQVGPGKRNEDGSRQSPEVGVGDKVLYSKYAGTDIKLGSDEYVLLSEKDILAVVN, via the coding sequence ATGGCAGCTGTTTCTCTCAGCGTCTCCACTGTTAAGCCTCTCGGAGACCGCGTTTTTATTAAAGTCTCCGAATCGGAGGAGAAAACCGCCGGTGGCATTCTTTTGCCAGATACCGCTAAGGAAAAGCCACAGGTCGGAGAGGTCGCCCAGGTTGGTCCTGGTAAGCGCAATGAAGACGGATCTCGTCAGTCACCTGAAGTTGGAGTAGGAGACAAGGTCCTCTACAGCAAGTATGCAGGTACCGACATCAAGCTCGGTAGTGATGAATACGTTCTTTTGTCCGAGAAGGACATCCTTGCAGTTGTTAACTGA
- the groL gene encoding chaperonin GroEL (60 kDa chaperone family; promotes refolding of misfolded polypeptides especially under stressful conditions; forms two stacked rings of heptamers to form a barrel-shaped 14mer; ends can be capped by GroES; misfolded proteins enter the barrel where they are refolded when GroES binds), with translation MAKRIIYNEQARRALERGIDILAESVAVTLGPKGRNVVLEKKFGAPQIINDGVTIAKEIELEDHIENTGVALIRQAASKTNDAAGDGTTTATVLAHAMVKAGLRNVAAGANAITLKKGIDKATEFLVQQIQDHSKPISDSNAIAQCGTIAAGNDEEVGRMIANAMDKVGKEGVISLEEGKSMTTELEVTEGMRFDKGYISPYFATDTERMEAVLDEPYILLTDKKIALVQDLVPVLEQIARTGKPLLIIAEDIEKEALATLVVNRLRGVLNVAAVKAPGFGDRRKAMLEDMAVLTNGQLITEDAGLKIENATLEMLGTARRVTINKDNSTIVAEGNEEAVKARCEQIKKQMDETDSTYDKEKLQERLAKLAGGVAVVKVGAATETEMKDKKLRLEDAINATKAAVEEGIVPGGGTTLAHLAPALQDWASANLAGEELIGANIVEAALTSPLMRIAENAGANGAVVAENVKSKPISDGYNAATGEYVDMLAAGIVDPAKVTRSGLQNAASIAGMVLTTECIVADLPEKKEAAPAGAGAGMGGDFDY, from the coding sequence ATGGCTAAGCGCATTATTTACAACGAGCAAGCCCGTCGAGCACTCGAACGTGGTATTGACATTCTGGCCGAATCAGTGGCCGTGACACTTGGTCCTAAAGGACGAAATGTTGTTTTAGAGAAAAAGTTTGGGGCCCCTCAAATTATCAATGATGGTGTAACCATTGCTAAGGAAATTGAGTTAGAGGATCACATTGAAAATACCGGTGTTGCATTGATCCGGCAGGCAGCTTCCAAAACAAATGATGCGGCTGGAGATGGTACAACTACAGCTACAGTTTTGGCACATGCGATGGTCAAAGCTGGTTTAAGAAATGTAGCTGCCGGAGCTAATGCAATAACCCTTAAAAAGGGAATAGATAAGGCTACTGAATTTTTGGTTCAGCAAATCCAAGATCATTCGAAGCCCATCAGCGATAGCAATGCAATTGCCCAATGCGGAACTATTGCTGCTGGTAATGATGAAGAAGTGGGTCGCATGATTGCCAATGCCATGGACAAGGTTGGAAAGGAAGGGGTGATTTCCCTTGAAGAAGGCAAATCCATGACAACTGAGCTAGAAGTCACTGAGGGCATGCGCTTTGACAAGGGGTATATATCTCCTTACTTCGCTACTGATACCGAGAGAATGGAAGCAGTTCTCGATGAGCCTTACATTCTTTTAACTGATAAAAAAATTGCTTTAGTTCAGGACTTGGTTCCTGTGCTTGAGCAGATTGCTCGTACAGGTAAACCACTTTTGATAATTGCAGAGGATATAGAGAAGGAAGCTTTAGCCACATTGGTAGTGAATCGTCTTAGAGGCGTCTTAAATGTTGCAGCTGTCAAGGCACCAGGTTTTGGCGATAGGCGCAAAGCCATGCTTGAGGACATGGCAGTTCTTACTAATGGTCAGTTGATTACTGAGGATGCTGGCCTGAAGATAGAAAATGCAACCTTGGAAATGCTAGGTACAGCTCGTAGAGTCACTATCAACAAGGACAACAGCACAATCGTCGCAGAAGGTAATGAAGAGGCTGTAAAAGCTAGATGCGAGCAGATTAAGAAGCAGATGGATGAAACTGACTCCACTTATGACAAGGAAAAGCTTCAAGAGCGTCTTGCCAAACTCGCTGGCGGAGTGGCAGTAGTAAAAGTTGGTGCCGCAACTGAAACAGAGATGAAAGATAAAAAACTTCGTCTCGAGGATGCTATTAACGCTACCAAGGCAGCTGTTGAAGAGGGAATAGTCCCTGGAGGAGGTACCACTTTGGCTCATCTTGCACCTGCATTGCAGGACTGGGCTTCAGCCAATCTCGCTGGAGAAGAGCTGATAGGTGCAAATATTGTTGAAGCTGCCCTTACCTCTCCTTTGATGAGGATTGCTGAGAATGCAGGCGCTAATGGTGCTGTAGTTGCTGAAAATGTTAAGAGTAAGCCTATTAGCGATGGTTATAATGCAGCTACAGGTGAATACGTTGACATGCTTGCAGCAGGCATAGTTGACCCTGCGAAAGTTACACGTTCTGGCTTGCAAAATGCTGCTTCTATAGCTGGAATGGTCCTTACGACCGAGTGTATTGTTGCTGATTTGCCAGAAAAGAAAGAAGCAGCACCTGCAGGAGCAGGAGCTGGCATGGGCGGTGATTTCGATTATTAA
- the atpD gene encoding F0F1 ATP synthase subunit beta: MAAAATTSSGTMGVVRQVIGPVLDVEFPAGKLPKILNALRIEGKNPAGQDVALTAEVQQLLGDHRVRAVAMSGTDGLVRGMEALDTGAPISVPVGEATLGRIFNVLGEPVDEQGPVTSSATAPIHRPAPKLTDLETKPKVFETGIKVIDLLAPYRQGGKVGLFGGAGVGKTVLIQELINNIAKEHGGVSVFGGVGERTREGNDLYEEFKESGVINADDLTKSKVALCFGQMNEPPGARMRVGLSALTMAEHFRDVNKQDVLLFVDNIFRFVQAGSEVSALLGRMPSAVGYQPTLGTDVGELQERITSTLEGSITSIQAVYVPADDLTDPAPATTFAHLDATTVLARALAAKGIYPAVDPLDSTSTMLQPSVVGDEHYQTARSVQSTLQRYKELQDIIAILGLDELSEEDRRTVDRARKIEKFLSQPFFVAEIFTGMSGKYVKLEDTIAGFNMILSGELDHLPEQAFYLVGNIDEVKAKAEKISAEAKG, encoded by the coding sequence ATGGCTGCTGCTGCTACTACCTCATCCGGCACCATGGGCGTCGTTCGCCAGGTCATAGGTCCGGTATTGGATGTGGAATTCCCTGCCGGCAAGCTGCCCAAAATACTTAATGCTCTCCGCATAGAAGGCAAAAATCCTGCAGGGCAAGATGTTGCTCTGACAGCAGAAGTACAACAGCTCCTAGGAGATCACAGAGTGCGTGCTGTTGCCATGAGTGGCACTGATGGTCTTGTCCGGGGGATGGAGGCACTTGATACAGGGGCACCCATCTCGGTTCCAGTAGGTGAAGCAACACTTGGCAGAATTTTTAATGTCTTAGGTGAACCCGTAGACGAACAAGGTCCTGTTACAAGTTCCGCAACAGCCCCAATACATCGCCCCGCCCCAAAACTTACAGATTTAGAAACAAAGCCAAAGGTTTTCGAAACTGGGATCAAAGTTATTGACTTGCTTGCTCCATATCGCCAAGGAGGAAAAGTTGGTCTATTTGGTGGTGCTGGTGTTGGTAAAACAGTTTTAATTCAGGAGTTAATCAATAACATCGCCAAAGAGCATGGCGGTGTATCAGTTTTCGGCGGTGTCGGAGAGCGCACTCGTGAAGGGAACGACCTCTACGAAGAATTCAAAGAATCAGGCGTTATCAATGCCGACGACCTTACAAAATCAAAAGTTGCATTGTGCTTCGGCCAGATGAATGAGCCTCCTGGAGCAAGGATGAGGGTAGGCCTTTCAGCTTTAACAATGGCTGAACACTTCCGGGATGTAAATAAGCAAGACGTACTTCTTTTTGTAGACAACATCTTCAGATTTGTGCAGGCTGGTTCAGAAGTTTCGGCACTTTTAGGCAGAATGCCTTCAGCAGTTGGGTATCAACCAACATTAGGTACGGACGTTGGAGAACTCCAAGAAAGGATCACTTCTACGCTTGAGGGCTCTATTACATCTATTCAGGCTGTATATGTCCCCGCAGACGATCTGACTGATCCTGCCCCTGCTACAACTTTCGCCCACCTTGATGCAACAACGGTTTTAGCACGTGCATTAGCAGCCAAAGGCATTTATCCAGCAGTTGACCCGTTGGACTCCACTAGTACCATGCTGCAACCTTCAGTTGTTGGCGACGAACACTATCAAACTGCTAGAAGCGTTCAATCCACTCTCCAGCGATATAAAGAACTTCAAGACATCATTGCAATTCTTGGTTTGGATGAACTCTCTGAAGAAGATCGTAGAACTGTTGACCGTGCAAGAAAGATCGAAAAATTCCTATCCCAGCCATTCTTTGTAGCTGAAATATTTACCGGTATGTCCGGTAAATATGTGAAGTTAGAAGACACTATCGCTGGCTTCAACATGATTCTTTCTGGAGAACTCGACCACCTTCCAGAACAAGCCTTCTATTTGGTTGGCAACATCGATGAAGTCAAGGCGAAAGCAGAAAAAATTTCCGCAGAAGCAAAGGGATAA